One genomic window of Glycine soja cultivar W05 chromosome 9, ASM419377v2, whole genome shotgun sequence includes the following:
- the LOC114368321 gene encoding uncharacterized protein LOC114368321 gives MVRTRGLGCALGAGRGRGISEDTHEADVPLRRRPTASARRQQVHLREDVTERPEDVPQLHEDVPHVSDATLEMTGAADAVQTEGVATDGSLGSPAADEGFPGGPRDPSILTDFAEHERPDLKLVSHGRKVDKIGRPAPEIEGLIVGTGLSALIRCSVITTDPGLIFAFVERWHRETSTFHLPVGELTITLDDVASLLHLPITGALHTFEPLVTSDAICLLMELLEVSHEEATFETRQAGRPHVRLGWLRDLYQSPCRTRRWVVAARLYTAAGRLYYTSPAHTSVVHDAYDEGSPRACRWLTGKAYITGIKGAPYRRRLDALSVTDVCWMPYGEHRRVRAFDLISSYTGQLRWGQIVVYVRPERVLRQFGYLQTVPLPPVCDSLTGDDIDDRWLNFPDHLVPSGELCVVPGQVVADYMEWFFRISHPFVMRTEETAAPRHPPPPHHEEFIEPPIPEVLVTTDLPTHSVVHCEGCQGMAQDLGAIVEDLERVINLRMVIEGTDLHDIMTRSLRRVRGDTADGSLRPR, from the exons atggttagaacacgaggtttaggttgTGCGTTAGGAGCTGGTAGAGGTAGAGGCATTAGTGAGGATACGCATGAGGCTGATGTTCCTCTGCGTCGCAGACCTACTGCTTCAGCACGTAGGCAACAGGTTCATCTGCGTGAGGACGTGACAGAGAGACCTGAGGATGTGCCTCAGTTGCATGAGGATGTTCCTCATGTGTCTGATGCCACCCTAGAGATGACAGGCGCCGCCGATGCTGTTCAAACAGAGGGAGTGGCTACTGATGGGAGCTTGGGGTCACCTGCTGCAGATGAGGGTTTCCCCGGTGGACCACGCGACCCATCGATTTTGACTGATTTTGCTGAGCAT GAACGACCCGATCTGAAGTTGGTCTCCCACGGTAGAAAAGTAGATAAAATTGGGAGACCAGCGCCTGAGATCGAAGGGTTGATTGTTGGCACCGGATTGAGTGCACTGATCAGGTGTTCTGTTATCACCACTGATCCTGGACTGATATTCGCCTTCGTCGAGAGGTGGCATCGCGAGACTAGCACGTTCCACCTGCCAGTAGGCGAGTTGACGATCACGTTGGATGACGTGGCGTCACTCCTACACCTTCCCATCACTGGCGCGCTGCATACGTTTGAGCCGCTTGTTACTTCAGACGCCATTTGTCTACTGATGGAGCTTCTTGAGGTCAGTCATGAGGAGGCTACATTTGAGACCCGACAGGCTGGTAGGCCTCATGTCCGGTTGGGGTGGCTTCGAGACTTGTATCAGAGCCCGTGCAGGACTAGACGATGGGTTGTAGCAGCCC GCCTCTACACGGCAGCTGGGCGGTTATATTACACTTCTCCAG CGCATACATCCGTCGTTCATGATGCTTATGATGAGGGAAGCCCACGGGCCTGCAGGTGGCTTACGGGTAAGGCTTATATTACGGGGATCAAGGGAGCCCCGTATCGGAGACGTTTAGATGCCCTGAGTGTGACTGACGTGTGCTGGATGCCCTATGGTGAGCACCGGCGAGTCAGGGCCTTTGACTTGATATCGTCGTACACCGGCCAGCTCAGATGGGGTCAGATTGTGGTGTACGTTCGACCTGAGCGGGTTCTTCGACAGTTTGGCTACCTTCAGACGGTCCCTCTTCCACCGGTTTGTGATTCTTTGACGGGTGATGATATAGATGACCGGTGGCTGAATTTTCCAGACCATTTGGTGCCTTCAGGGGAGCTCTGTGTAGTTCCTGGACAGGTGGTGGCAGactacatggagtggttttttCGGATATCGCACCCATTCGTCATGCGGACCGAGGAGACTGCTGCGCCGAGACATCCGCCTCCCCCTCATCATGAGGAGTTCATCGAGCCACCCATCCCCGAGGTTTTAGTCACGACCGATCTCCCTACGCATTCAGTG GTTCACTGCGAAGGATGTCAGGGGATGGCTCAGGATTTAGGAGCGATTGTTGAGGATTTGGAGCGGGTCATCAACCTCAGGATGGTCATTGAGGGCACTGACTTACATGACATCATGACTCGTAGTCTGAGGAGAGTTAGAGGTGACACCGCAGATGGAAGTCTTAGGCCGCGCTAG
- the LOC114368322 gene encoding uncharacterized protein LOC114368322, translating to MKRSERSTKRDPSYWEYVDAYHSVQNSNTSVRPSASSFAPPKPARMIPMLDQFPPFMHGFIEDVVDVKADGNCGYQSVSALLGMREECWAMMCNELIKELGKWSQDYIKIFGGTERYEQLRLSLHVDGLSKVSMDKWMDITDMRYVIASRYNVILVSLS from the exons ATGAAAAGAAGCGAAAGATCGACAAAGCGTGATCCATCttattgggagtatgttgatgcttatcATTCGGTTCAAAACAGCAACACCTCAGTCAGACCCAGTGCATCATCTTTTGCACCACCGAAGCCAGCAAGGATGATCcccatgttggatcaatttccgCCATTTATGCATGGTTTCATTGAGGATGTTGTTGATGTGAAAGCGGATGGTAATTGTGGATATCAGTCAGTTTCCGCTTTGTTAGGTATGAGAGAAGAGTGTTGGGCCATGATGtgtaatgaattgattaaagaacttggcaaatgGTCGCAAGACTACATAAAGATCTTTGGTGGCACGGAGAGATATGAACAACTGAGGTTATCCCTACACGTGGATGGGTTATCCAAG GTTAGTATGGACAaatggatggatataacggatATGAGATATGTAATTGCGTCAAGatataatgtaatccttgtatcaTTGTCATGA
- the LOC114368323 gene encoding uncharacterized protein LOC114368323 translates to MDEDQWTYYSAMSEEVDMDFQNEEEDCGVNEAHVDCSDAFNTSQVFETREDVLKWARTVAHENGFVAVIMRSDTYTGSRGRTSFVLIGCERSGKYKGRKKEFVRKDTGTRKCGCPFKIRGKPVHGGEGWTVKLICGIHNHELAKTLVGHPYAGRLTDDEKNIIADMMKSNVKPRNILLTLKEHNSSNCTTIKQSTMQEVHTVLQ, encoded by the exons atggacgaagatcaatggacatATTACAGTGCGATGTccgaagaagttgatatggattttcaaaatgaagaagaagattgtGGTGTGAATGAAGCACACGTTGATTGTTCAGATGCttttaatacttctcag GTCTTTGAAACCCGAGAAGATGTTTTGAAGTGGGCTCGAAcggttgcccatgaaaatggttTTGTTGCAGTAATTATGAGATCTGATACATATACTGGCAGTAGAGGAAGAActtcatttgtcttaattgggtgtgaaaggagcgGTAAGTACAAGGgtaggaagaaagaatttgttagaaaAGACACAGGTACTAGAAAATGTGGTTGTCCATTTAAGATTCGTGGAAAACCAGTGCATGGAGGTGAAGGTTGGACGGTGAAGCTGATATGTGGGATTCACAACCATGAATTGGCGAagaccttagttggacatccatatgctgGGAGATTGACAGATGATGAGAAGAATATCATTGCTGATATGATGAAGTCGAAtgtgaaaccaagaaacatccTGCTGACATTGAAGGAGCATAACAGCAGCAATTGCACCACAATCAAACAatctacaatgcaagaagtgcataccgTTCTTCAATAA
- the LOC114368324 gene encoding putative HVA22-like protein g, producing the protein MAQFTVLEKFTDIFIGWPPMYGLMKLVLFVYLWYPKTKLNQGCTSSLEVNPYLSQVEELKQKLIAAEEKLASPEDRICVYDEQIQELKKMLAKKEAHCRGYAIGVEELQKKIAKQYMKTSIPRKRGKVLRNIVVFFWGLLCVVIVAFAIK; encoded by the exons ATGGCACAATTCACTGTACTGGAAAAGTTTACAGATATATTTATTGGATG GCCGCCAATGTATGGATTGATGAAGCTGGTGCTCTTTGTCTACTTGTGGTATCCCAAAACTAAA TTAAATCAAGGTTGTACAAGTTCTTTGGAGGTTAATCCTTATCTATCACAAGTGGAAGAGTTGAAGCAGAAGCTTATAGCAGCTGAAGAGAAACTTGCATCTCCTGAGGATAGAATTTGTGTGTATGATGAACAAATACAGGAATTGAAGAAGATGCTTGCAAAAAAAGAGGCTCATTGTCGAGGATATGCCATTGGAGTTGAAGAGCTACAGAAAAAAATAGCAAAGCAATATATGAAGACAAGCATTCCGAGAAAAAGGGGGAAGGTCCTAAGGAACATTGTGGTCTTCTTTTGGGGTTTGTTGTGTGTTGTCATAGTTGCATTTGCAATTAAGTAG